From one Trifolium pratense cultivar HEN17-A07 linkage group LG1, ARS_RC_1.1, whole genome shotgun sequence genomic stretch:
- the LOC123896189 gene encoding F-box/kelch-repeat protein At3g23880-like: MHRCKNSKLSTLQRDCQYAFGYDPFIDNYKVIAVLIYTLGTDSWKKIKDFPSSKTPHGRRRRGIFVSGTVNWLTYDDNSKNFTGIVSLHLGSESYQEIPLPGDNVNFNTLTLDVMRDCLCIFSQESVESFIDVWLMKEYYVNKDSWVKLISVPHIGDSGYFSHPGGSAYFFTKILDISEDNNQVLLVFTELDKLKWVVYDCKNKTPVSSKIEDLSWVESNVYVESLISP; the protein is encoded by the exons ATGCACCGTtgcaaaaattcaaaattaagcACATTGCAACG tgattgtCAATATGCTTTTGGCTATGATCCTTTCATTGATAATTACAAGGTTATTGCTGTTTTAA TTTATACTTTGGGCACCGACTCTTGGAAAAAGATTAAGGACTTCCCTTCTTCTAAGACTCCTCATGGCAGACGGAGACGGGGAATATTCGTGAGTGGCACGGTTAATTGGTTGACATACGACGATAATTCAAAGAATTTTACTGGCATTGTTTCTCTTCATTTGGGAAGTGAATCTTATCAAGAAATACCACTGCCAGGTGATAATGTAAATTTTAATACTTTGACCTTGGATGTGATGAGGGATTGCTTGTGCATATTTTCTCAAGAAAGTGTTGAATCTTTTATTGATGTTTGGCTTATGAAGGAATACTACGTTAATAAAGATTCTTGGGTTAAATTGATTAGTGTTCCTCACATTGGTGATTCTGGTTACTTTTCTCACCCTGGTGGTTCTGCTTACTTTTTTACCAAGATACTGGATATTTCCGAGGACAACAACCAAGTGTTGCTTGTCTTTACAGAGCTTGATAAATTGAAGTGGGTTGTTTATGATTGCAAAAATAAAACTCCAGTGAGTTCCAAGATTGAAGATTTGAGTTGGGTAGAATCAAACGTCTATGTTGAAAGTTTGATATCACCATAA